From the genome of Streptomyces sp. NBC_01304:
CGCTGCGCGGCTTGGCGTGCTTGCGTTTGAGCGAGGCGTACAGGTCGTGGGCGACGGACGCCGAGGAGGCCAGCGTGATGCCCGCGACCACGGCGAGGATGGTGGCGAAGGCGACGGCTGCCACGATCGCGAACAGAACCGTTCCGCCTGTGGAACCCGCACCGCCGCCCAGATCGAGCGAGAGCAGCGGAATCGCCGTGTTCCCCGCCGGGTTGGACTTGCGCACCTCGGCCGAGCCGACGATGGCGGCGGCGCCGAAGCCGAGCACGATCGTCATCAGGTAGAAGCTCCCGATGAGCCCGATCGACCACACGACCGAGCGGCGCGCGGCCCGCGCGGTGGGCACGGTGTAGAAGCGCGACAGGATGTGCGGCAGACCCGCCGTGCCGAGCACCAGGGCGAGGCCGAGGCTGATGAAGTCGAAGCGGGCGGTCCAGGAGCCGCCGTACTTCAGGCCCGGCGAGAGGAACCTTTCTCCGTGGCCACTGCGCTGAGCTGCGGAGTTCAGCAACTGGTTGAAATCGCCGTGGAAGCGCACCAGGACGAGCACGGTCAGCGCGACGGCGCCGCCCATCAGGAGCACGGCCTTGACGATCTGGATCCAGGTGGTGGCCCGCATCCCGCCGAAGGACACATAGATCACCATCAGGGCGCCGACCCCGACCACGGTCCAGGCCTGCGCCGCCTGGCTCGTACCGCCGAGCAGCAGGGCGACCAGGCTGCCCGCGCCGACCATCTGGGCCACCAGGTAGAGCACGGACACGGTGACCGAGGAGGTGCCCGCGGCGATCCGTACGGGCTTCTCGTTCATCCGCGAGGCGACCACGTCGGCCAGCGTGAACCGGCCGCAGTTGCGGACCAGTTCGGCCACCAGGAAGAGCACCACGAGCCAGGCGACGAGGAAGCCCACGGAGTAGAGCAGGCCGTCGTAGCCGAAGAGCGCGATCAGGCCGGAGATGCCGAGGAAGGAGGCGGCCGACATGTAGTCACCGGCGATGGCGAAACCGTTCTCCATGGGCGAGAACAGCCGTCCGCCCGCGTAGAACTCCTCGGCCGAGCCGTGCCGGTTGCGGCTCACCCAGGTGGTGATCGCGAGGGTGACCGCGATGAAGGCGCTGAAGAGGAGCAGCGCAAGGGTCTGGTGGTTGCCGCTCAATGCTCGATCCCCCGGATCGGCTCGTGACCCGCCGGCCGGGGCGACTCCTGCCCGATTCCCCGGGTCAACTCCTGTGTGTCCCACCGCAGATCGAGGGCCGGACGGTCCCGGCGCAGGCGGGCGTGGCGGGCGTACGCCCAGGTCAGTACGAAGGTGCTGAGGAACTGCCCGAGCCCCGCGAGCATCGCGACGTTCACCGCGCCGGCCACCGGCCGGGCCATCAGGCCCGGGGCGGTGGTCGCGGTGATGACGTAGGCGACGTACCAGGTGAAGAAGGCGGCGACGGCGGGGATGACGAACCGGCGGTAGCGGCTGCGCACTTCCTGGAAGGCGGCGCTGCGCTGCACCTCGAGATAGATGTCGGCCGCGCTGGTGGCCGGGCCCTGGGGCGCGCCGCGTGGCAGCGGGGTGGCCGGGGCGGGCGCGCCGGTGCTGTCGAGCTCGCCCCAGCCGGAGGCCAGTGCGTCGTACCAGGGGTCGTCCAGGCTGAAGTCCGCGCTCTCCGGGCGGGGTTGCGAGCGATGTTCCGAGCCGGGCCGACGATTGTGCGATTGCATGCCCAAGGATGGGCAGAACGGGAAGATCCCGGACTCTTCAATCCTCCCGCTTCACCCCTTTAGGTGATGCGGCGGCCAGGAGGCTGCGCGAGACCGTGCCGGTAGGCATAGCGGACGGCCTGGGTCCGGTCGCGCAGGCCCGCCTTGGCGAAGAGGTTGTTGATGTGGGTCTTCACCGTGGCGGTGGAAACGCGCAGGGCACGGGCGATCTCCGCATTGGTGAGACCTTCGGCGATATGGGCGAGCACTTCGGCCTCGCGGCCGGTGATGCCGTCGGGCAACTCCTGGGGCGGCGGTGGTGGTTGAGGTGTAATCGGCTCGGAAATGCGTTCCAGCAAACGCCGTTGGACCTGGGGGGCGAGGCTCGCGTCGCCGGACATCACGGCATGGACGGCCCGGACGATCTCGTCGCCGCCGGCGTCCTTGGTGAGGTAGCCACGGGCTCCTGCCTGCAGGGCGGGGAAGAGCGAGTCGTCGTCGGCGTAGGTGGTGAGCACCACGACCTGGGTGCCGGGGTGTGCGTCACGGATGCGACGGGTGGCCTCCACGCCGTCGCAGCGGGGCATGCGGAGGTCCATCAGGACGACGTCGGGGGCGAGTTCGGCGACCAGCTCCACCGCTTCGTTGCCGTCGCCCGCCGAGCCGACGACCTCGATTCCGGGCAGCAGCCCCAGGATCATCACGATGCCCTCGCGCACCACCGTCTGGTCGTCGGCGACCACCACGCGCGCGACCCTGCCCGCCCCGACAACACCTTCGGCCCCTGTGTGCCCCGCCGCCATGCCCTCCGCGCCCGTACCTTCCGCCGCTGTGCGCCCGGCCGCCCCCGCGCCCTCCGCCGCCATGCCCCCGCCCCCCACGCCTTCCGCCACCGCGCCTTCCGCCACCGCGTCTTCCGCTCCCGTGCCTGCCGCGCTCGTGCCTGCCGCGCTCGTCATGCCGGCACCCGCAGTCGCAGCCGCACCACGAAGCCCCCCTCTTCCGGTCCCGCTTCCAGGGTGCCGCCGAGCAGTTCGGCCCGCTCGCGCATCCCGAGGAGACCGTACCCACACCCGGATTTCCCCAGCTCACCGGCGCCCACGGGTCCGCCCGAGTCCCGTATGTCCAGGGCGACTTCATCGTCCTCGTACGCCAGACGCATCCGCACCTCGGCACCGGGAGCGTGTTTCCGTACGTTGGTGAGCGCCTCCTGCGCCACCCTGCGTACCGTCTGCGAGGCCTCCGCAGGCAGGGCCCGCCGTACCCCTTCGACGGCGACAGCGGCCCCGTCGGCGGCCGCGAGCTCCCGCAGGTAGTCCTCCACCGGCGCCATGTCCCCGCGGAGCGCGGAGAGTGCCTGCCGGGTCTCGGCGAGGCCTTCGCGGGCCATGGCGCGGGCGGCGACGACGCGCTCCAGGATCTGCTCGCGGTCCCCGCCGCGCTCGATGAGGAGGCGGGCGGCCTCCAGGTGGACGGTCTGCGCGGACAGGCTGTGGGCGAGTACGTCGTGGATGTCGCGGGCGATCCGGGCGCGTTCGGCGAGCGCGGCGGACTCGGCCTCGGCGACGCGGGCGACCCGTTCCTGGGCGAGCAGCAGGAATCCGGCGCCCCGGGCCTGGGCGTCGAGGCGCAGCGCGTATCCGAAGATCAGCACGGCGAAGCCGCTGCCGAGGGCGCCCGCGAGGGTCTCGTCGATGGCCAGGAAGCCGCCGATCATGACGGCGTCGAACGGCAGGGCGACCGCGAGCGGCAGCCGTTCCATGGCTCCCACGGCGCAGATGATCCACAGCACGTACGCCGGGGCCTGGGCGTCCACCGCGAAGCCCGCCGCGCCGATCGCGAGGGGTACGGCGAGCCAGCCGAAGGCCGCACCCAGACGGTGCCGGGCGGTGGCCCGGTGGAACTGCCAGTAGGCCAGGCCGCAGCAGACGAGCCCGACGAGCGGCACGGAGGCGGCCAGTCCGGCGAAGATGTCCTCGTCGTGCGCGGCCCAGACCAGCCAACCGGCCAGGCAGGCCGCGGCTCCGGCGTCGATGAGCGAGCGGCTCCTGGGAACGCCGACGCGCGACAGCGCCTCCTTCGAGGACCACTCCGTCCACGCCGCCCACCTGTCCCGTGCCTCTGCCACCCGCTGTCCTTCCGCCACCGCCCGCATTCCCGGGGCCAGCATCGCGCACCCGCCGGTCCGGTGGCATCGGAGCCCGGGTGGGGCGTCGGCCGCGCAGAAGGGCCTGGCCTCCACCCGTGGGTGGAGGCCAGGCCCTTCTGCGGATCGGGGCGCGCGCCGGTCAGGCGTCGATGCGCGAGCGGTCCAGCGTCGCCGCCGAGCTGGTGATGAACTCCTTGCGGGGCGCCACGTCATTGCCCATCAGGAGGTCGAAGACCTGCTCCGCGGAGTCCAGGTCTCCGATGTTCACCCGGCGCAGGGTGCGGAAGCGGGGGTCCATCGTGGTCTCCGCCAGCTGGTCCGCGTCCATCTCGCCGAGGCCCTTGTAGCGCTGGATGGAGTCCTTGTAGCGAACCCCCTTGCGCTGGAACTCGAGGAGCGTGGTGCGCAGTTCGTTGTCCGAGTACGTGTACACGTACTTGTCCTGGCCCTTCTTGGGCTGGACCAGCTCGATCCGGTGCAGCGGCGGCACGGCCGCGAAGACCCGGCCCGCCTCGACCATCGGCCGCATGTAGCGCTGGAACAGGGTCAGCAGCAGGACGCGGATGTGCGCGCCGTCGACATCGGCGTCCACCAGCAGAATGATCTTGCCGTAGCGCGCCGCGTCGATGTCGAAGGTCCGGCCCGACCCGGCTCCTATGACCTGGATGATCGCGCCGCACTCGGCGTTCTTGAGCATGTCCGAGACCGAGGCCTTCTGGACGTTGAGGATCTTGCCCCGGATCGGCAGGAGCGCCTGGAACTCGGAATTCCGCGCCAGCTTCGCCGTGCCGAGGGCGGAGTCTCCCTCGACGATGAAGAGCTCGCTGCGCTCCACGTCGTCGCTGCGGCAGTCGGCAAGCTTGGCGGGCAGCGAGGAGGACTCCAGCGCGGTCTTCCGGCGCTGGGCGTCCTTGTGCTGGCGGGCGGCGATGCGGGTGCGTGCCGCGGCGACGGCCTTCTCCATGACGGCGCGGGCCTGCGCCTTGGCGTCGCGCTTGGTGGAGCCGAGGAAGGCCTTGAGCTCCTTGGCCACCACGGTGGCGACGATCCGGTTGGCCGCCGAGGTACCGAGGACCTCCTTGGTCTGGCCCTCGAACTGCGGCTCCGCGAGGCGCACGGTGACGACCGCGGTGAGGCCCTCCAGGGCGTCGTCCTTGACGACGTCGTCCTCGGCGACGCGCAGCAGCTTCTGGGTGCGCAGCGCCTCGTTCAGCGTCTTGGTCAAGGAGCGCTCGAAGCCGGTGACGTGGGTGCCGCCCTTGGGGGTGGCGATGATGTTCACGAACGACTTGAGGGTCGTGTCGTACCCGGTGCCCCAGCGCAGCGCGATGTCCACACCCAGCTCACGGGTGACCTCGGTGGGCGTCATGTGCCCCAGGTCGTCCAGGACGGGGACGGTCTCCTTGAAGGTGCCCTGGCCGGTCAGCCGTACGACGTCGCAGATCGGCTTGTCCGGGGCGAGGAACTCGCAGAACTCGCTGATGCCGCCGTCGAAGCGGAACGTCTCCTCGGACTTGCCGACGCCCTCGAGGTCGCGCTCGTCCCGCACCACGATGGTCAGGCCCGGCACCAGGAAGGCGGTCTGGCGGGCGCGCTGGTGCAGGTTCTCCAGGGAGAGCTTGGCCTCCTTGAGGAAGATCTGCCGGTCCGCCCAGTAACGGATGCGGGTGCCGGTGCGGCCCTTGGGTACGCGCTTGCCCTTGGTCAGGCCGCTGCCCGCCTCGAAGGCCGCGTCCTCGCCCTCGCCGGCGAAGCTGCCGGGGACGCCGCGCCGGAAGCTGATCGAGTGGACGGTGCTGCGGTCCACCTCGACGTCGAGCCGCGCGGACAGCGCGTTCACCACGGAGGCACCCACGCCGTGCAGGCCGCCGGAGGCCGCGTACGAGCCGCCGCCGAACTTGCCGCCGGCGTGCAGCTTGGTCAGGACGACCTCGACGCCGGACAGGCCGGTCTTGGGCTCGACGTCCACGGGGATGCCGCGGCCGTTGTCCTTGACCTCCACCGACCCGTCCTCGTGGAGGATGACGTCGATGTGGTCGCAGTAGCCGCCCAGGGCCTCGTCGACGGAGTTGTCGATGATTTCCCAGAGGCAGTGCATCAGGCCGCGGCTGTCCGTCGACCCGATGTACATGCCGGGCCGCTTGCGGACCGCTTCGAGCCCCTCGAGGACGAGCAGGTGCCGCGCGGTGTAGTTGGAACCGTCCCGGTCTGCTCCTGCCAGCAAAGCTGTGGACGGCACGGACGTATCGGCGGTCACGCGTTTCGCTCCTCGCTGAATTTCACTGGAGGCCCCTTCCAGCCCGGGCCCCGGCGTAGGTCGCCGGTCAGAGGGTACCGAGGCCTGGTAGAGCCGATGTAACGCCACCCTCGTCTGCCCTCAGACTAGACAAGAGTCGCATGCGTGTTCGATCCCCCGAAGGGGTGATGCGGATATCACGTTCCCAACCAGGCATGAACCATTTAGGCTCCGGGCACGTCCTCATGAACAACCAGCGCACCTTGGCTGGGAGGGCACAAGCATGACCGGCACGACTGACAACCGGATACGACAAGCAATCTGGCAAACCGCGAAAACCGTAGAAGACGTAATACGGCACATTCGCCGCCAACCGGTAGCAGCCAACCGCCTCGGAAAGAAGTTTCGAGGAAAAGCCGCGAGCGGGAACGTTTTCGGCCTGGTTGGATGTTGACCCTGGTACGACAGCTCGTCGAGCTAGAGAAGAGGCGACGTGACTACTGTTCTGACCCCCGCGAGCCCGCTGACGGCCGCTGACCGCTGCGACCGATGCGGCGCCCAGGCATACCTGCGCGTCGTACTCATGAGCGGCGGTGAACTGCTCTTCTGCGCCCATCACGGCCGCAAGTTCGAGCCGGAACTCAAGAAGATCGCCGCTGAGATACAGGACGAGACGGAGCGACTGACCGCCGCCCCGGCAAGCGCCGACGACGAGGACCGCTGACCCTCGCCACCACGACGAGCCAGCGCCGGCCCAGGGCCGGTAACAACGGGCGGCCGCCCCTGCACCCACCAGGGACGGCCGCCCGTTGTCATGCCATGACCGAGGCCTCGCGGAGCGCCGTCAGGCGCCTCGCTCCACGCCTCGCATAATGGCCGAAAATCGCGTGACGATGTCCGATACGCGCGTGTAGACGCCTGGGCTGCCAGCCTCCCCGCAGCCGCTCCCCCACGACACCAGGCCCACCAGGCGCCCCCGGGCCACCAGCGGCCCGCCGCTGTCCCCCTGACAGGCGTCCTTGCCGCCCTCCAGCTCCCCGGCGCACAGCATGCCGCCACGGATGTACGTGCCGTCCGCGCTGCCCGGGTAGGCCTCCTCGCACACCCCGTCGGGCAGCACCCGCACCCGCGCCGCCCGCAGGGTGCGCGCGTAGTCGCCGAAGCCCGTGGTGTCGCCCCAGCCGTAGACGTTCGCGATCGCGCCCGGCTTGTACCCGTCGTCGCCGGGCCCCGCCATCTTGATCACGGACGACTTCGGCAGCGGCCGCGCCAGCGTGAGCACCGCCACGTCCCCGGCGTTCGTGAGGCTGTCGTACTCCGCGTTGACCCAGACGCCGCTCACCGCCACCTCGCGCCCTCCCGCCGCCCGCAGATCACCGCGCCCGGCGATGATCCGCAGGTCGTGCACCTCGTCCAGCGGAACGCCGAGCACCTCCCGGCTCACACAGTGCGCCGCGGTGAGCACGGTCCGGGGACCGACCACCACCCCGCCGCAGAACTGGCCCGCGCGCATACCCCCGAACCGGTCACGGCTGGAGAGCGCGACCGCCCAGGGACTGTCGGCCGCCTTCGCGGGGCGGCCCCCGATCACCACGCTGTCCGCGACGGCCGCTCGGGGGGTGGCCAGTGGCACCACGACCACCGCGGACACCAGGGCGAGCGCCGAGGACAGCGCTCGGGCGGTGGGACGAAAACGCATGCGGAGCTCCTCACGCAGAGTGGCTAGGACACACACAGCGTCATTCAGAGCAGGGCCCGCCGCACCCGCGCACGCGGGCATGCCGAAGGGCCCGGCTCCCCATCGGGATGCCGGGCCCTTCGGCGACGTACGAAGGAACGTACGCGGAAACGTACGAACGTCAGCGACTAGTCGAGGTAGTCCCGCAGCACCTGAGAACGCGAAGGGTGGCGGAGCTTCGACATGGTCTTCGACTCGATCTGACGGATCCGCTCGCGCGTGACGCCGTACACCTTGCCGATCTCGTCGAGGGTCTTCGGCTGACCGTCGGTGAGACCGAAGCGCATGGAGACCACGCCCGCCTCACGCTCGGAGAGCGTGTCGAGGACCGAGTGCAGCTGCTCCTGGAGGAGCGTGAAGCTCACCGCGTCGGCCGGGACGACGGCCTCGGAGTCCTCGATGAGGTCACCGAATTCGCTGTCGCCGTCCTCACCCAGGGGGGTGTGCAGCGAGATGGGCTCGCGGCCGTACTTCTGGACCTCGATGACCTTCTCAGGGGTCATGTCGAGCTCCTTGGCCAGCTCCTCCGGGGTGGGCTCGCGGCCCAGGTCCTGGAGCATCTGGCGCTGCACGCGCGCGAGCTTGTTGATGACCTCGACCATGTGCACCGGGATACGGATGGTGCGGGCCTGGTCGGCCATCGCGCGGGTGATCGCCTGACGGATCCACCAGGTGGCATACGTGGAGAACTTGTAGCCCTTGGTGTAGTCGAACTTCTCGACCGCGCGGATCAGACCGAGGTTGCCCTCCTGGATGAGGTCCAGGAAGAGCATGCCGCGACCGGTGTAGCGCTTGGCCAGGGAGACCACCAGACGGAGGTTGGCCTCCAGGAGGTGGTTCTTGGCGCGGCGCCCGTCCTCGGCGATGATCTCCAGCTCGCGCTTGAGCTTCGGGGCGAGCTTGTCGGCGTTCGCCAGCTTGTCCTCGGCGAACAGGCCGGCCTCGATGCGCTTGGCGAGCTCGACCTCCTGCTCGGCGTTGAGGAGCGGGACCTTGCCGATCTGCTTCAGGTAGTCCTTGACCGGGTCGGCCGTGGCGCCGGCGACGGCGACCTGCTGGGCAGGAGCGTCGTCCTCGTCGTCGTCGGAGAGGACGAAGCCCTTGGCCTCGCCGCCCTCTTCCTCCTCCTCGCCGGCCTTGCCGGTGGCGGGGGTCTCCTCGGACTCGTCGCCCTCGAGCAGCTCGTCCTTGCCGGCCTTCTTCGACGCGGTCTTCTTGGCGGTGGCCTTCTTGGCCGTCGCCTTCTTGGCCACCGTCTTCTTGGCGGCGGCCTTCTTGGGGGCAGCCTCGGTGTCTTCGACCGAGACCTCGGCGGCGCCCGTCACCGTGGTGGCGGTGGCGGTGGCCTTCTTGGCCGTGGCCGTCTTGGCGGCAACGGTCTTGGTGGCGGTGCGCTTGACGGGACTCTTCGCTGCGACGCTCTTGCGGGTGCGCTTCGGCGACTCCGCGGCACTGACCATCAGCGTCACACCCTCTTCCTCGAGGATCTGGTTGAGGCTGCGCAGAACGTTCTTCCACTGAGTGGCCGGAATCTGGTCAGCTTCGAAGGCCCGACGCACGTCATCGCCGGCGATCTGCCCCTCAGCCTTTCCCCGCTCGATGAGCGCCATCACAGACTCGGACTCGGCGATCTCCGGCGGGAGCGTACGGGATGTGCTGGCCGACACGAACAACCTCTCGGAACGATGGAAACGGCTTCCGGCCCCGTCCACTGTGGACCGGAGCCGATGACCGACGACTGGGGATGGGCCGACGGCATGGGCGGGGCCGTGGAGCTCACACAGCGCCGAGAGCGGCTGCTGTATTCCCTCGCTTGGCTTTACCTCTTAGGTCATCGCGCTATCCCGAGGAGCGTTACGCCCAATCCTGCGTGGCCCGAGTCACACCCCGTAACCACCGATAGCGTCTTGTTAACGGACATACGCCCCCACAGTGCCGCCCGCCCGGCACTCGTGCGGCGCCCGCGCCCCGCCCCACAGACGAGTCGCCGGGCCCGGTGCGGGTCCGGCGACTCGGGACGTATACGCGGGGACGTACGTGCGGCGGCCGGTCAGTGCTCGCGGGGAGCGGGGACCACCCGCTCGCCCTCCGGGTGGACGGTGAGCAGCTGACGCATGACCGCCTCGGCGGCGGTGGCGTCACCCGCGGCGAGGGCGTCGACCAGGCGGGAGTGGTGGCCGAGCGACGCCTCATTGGGGCGGTCGCAGCCGGTGATCGGGCCGCCGGAGACCTGCAGGGCGGCCGAGACGATGCCGGACAGGTGCTCCAGCATGCGGTTGCCCGCGACCTGGATGAGCAGCGAGTGGAACTCGGCGTCGGCCCGGGAGAAGGTGATCGAGTCACCCTGCCCGAGGGCGTGGCCCATGATCTCGACCATGTCCGCGAGGCGCTGCTGCACGTCGTCGCGGCCGTGGCCGGCGGCGAGGCGGGCAGCGAGGGGCTCGATCGTCCAGCGCAGCTCGTGAAGTTCGCGGCGCTGGTCGTCGCGCTGCGGTCCGAAGGCGCGCCATTCGATGATGTCCGGGTCCAGGAGGTTCCAGTC
Proteins encoded in this window:
- a CDS encoding S1 family peptidase, whose protein sequence is MRFRPTARALSSALALVSAVVVVPLATPRAAVADSVVIGGRPAKAADSPWAVALSSRDRFGGMRAGQFCGGVVVGPRTVLTAAHCVSREVLGVPLDEVHDLRIIAGRGDLRAAGGREVAVSGVWVNAEYDSLTNAGDVAVLTLARPLPKSSVIKMAGPGDDGYKPGAIANVYGWGDTTGFGDYARTLRAARVRVLPDGVCEEAYPGSADGTYIRGGMLCAGELEGGKDACQGDSGGPLVARGRLVGLVSWGSGCGEAGSPGVYTRVSDIVTRFSAIMRGVERGA
- a CDS encoding FadR/GntR family transcriptional regulator yields the protein MSTLAHTMMTAARSADSGLAGPGELDRYSYAEAAGPGRISAPAWEGADPDLGRVSRRAAGSRGRGLHGQLVQQLGQMIVSGDLGADRPLVPEEIGQRFEVSRTVVRESLRVLEAKGLVSARPNVGTRVRPVSDWNLLDPDIIEWRAFGPQRDDQRRELHELRWTIEPLAARLAAGHGRDDVQQRLADMVEIMGHALGQGDSITFSRADAEFHSLLIQVAGNRMLEHLSGIVSAALQVSGGPITGCDRPNEASLGHHSRLVDALAAGDATAAEAVMRQLLTVHPEGERVVPAPREH
- a CDS encoding DNA gyrase/topoisomerase IV subunit B, whose amino-acid sequence is MTADTSVPSTALLAGADRDGSNYTARHLLVLEGLEAVRKRPGMYIGSTDSRGLMHCLWEIIDNSVDEALGGYCDHIDVILHEDGSVEVKDNGRGIPVDVEPKTGLSGVEVVLTKLHAGGKFGGGSYAASGGLHGVGASVVNALSARLDVEVDRSTVHSISFRRGVPGSFAGEGEDAAFEAGSGLTKGKRVPKGRTGTRIRYWADRQIFLKEAKLSLENLHQRARQTAFLVPGLTIVVRDERDLEGVGKSEETFRFDGGISEFCEFLAPDKPICDVVRLTGQGTFKETVPVLDDLGHMTPTEVTRELGVDIALRWGTGYDTTLKSFVNIIATPKGGTHVTGFERSLTKTLNEALRTQKLLRVAEDDVVKDDALEGLTAVVTVRLAEPQFEGQTKEVLGTSAANRIVATVVAKELKAFLGSTKRDAKAQARAVMEKAVAAARTRIAARQHKDAQRRKTALESSSLPAKLADCRSDDVERSELFIVEGDSALGTAKLARNSEFQALLPIRGKILNVQKASVSDMLKNAECGAIIQVIGAGSGRTFDIDAARYGKIILLVDADVDGAHIRVLLLTLFQRYMRPMVEAGRVFAAVPPLHRIELVQPKKGQDKYVYTYSDNELRTTLLEFQRKGVRYKDSIQRYKGLGEMDADQLAETTMDPRFRTLRRVNIGDLDSAEQVFDLLMGNDVAPRKEFITSSAATLDRSRIDA
- a CDS encoding solute symporter family protein; the protein is MSGNHQTLALLLFSAFIAVTLAITTWVSRNRHGSAEEFYAGGRLFSPMENGFAIAGDYMSAASFLGISGLIALFGYDGLLYSVGFLVAWLVVLFLVAELVRNCGRFTLADVVASRMNEKPVRIAAGTSSVTVSVLYLVAQMVGAGSLVALLLGGTSQAAQAWTVVGVGALMVIYVSFGGMRATTWIQIVKAVLLMGGAVALTVLVLVRFHGDFNQLLNSAAQRSGHGERFLSPGLKYGGSWTARFDFISLGLALVLGTAGLPHILSRFYTVPTARAARRSVVWSIGLIGSFYLMTIVLGFGAAAIVGSAEVRKSNPAGNTAIPLLSLDLGGGAGSTGGTVLFAIVAAVAFATILAVVAGITLASSASVAHDLYASLKRKHAKPRSEVAVARLAAVGIGIVAIGLGLLARDLNVAFLVGLAFAVAASANLPVLLYSLFWGNFTTRGAVWSVYGGLLPALALVLLSPVVSGSPEAIFPGVDFHLFPLQNPGLISIPLGFLAGWIGTVTSPEPPDQAKHAETEVRSLTGAGAV
- a CDS encoding response regulator transcription factor — encoded protein: MAAGHTGAEGVVGAGRVARVVVADDQTVVREGIVMILGLLPGIEVVGSAGDGNEAVELVAELAPDVVLMDLRMPRCDGVEATRRIRDAHPGTQVVVLTTYADDDSLFPALQAGARGYLTKDAGGDEIVRAVHAVMSGDASLAPQVQRRLLERISEPITPQPPPPPQELPDGITGREAEVLAHIAEGLTNAEIARALRVSTATVKTHINNLFAKAGLRDRTQAVRYAYRHGLAQPPGRRIT
- a CDS encoding sensor histidine kinase — encoded protein: MAEARDRWAAWTEWSSKEALSRVGVPRSRSLIDAGAAACLAGWLVWAAHDEDIFAGLAASVPLVGLVCCGLAYWQFHRATARHRLGAAFGWLAVPLAIGAAGFAVDAQAPAYVLWIICAVGAMERLPLAVALPFDAVMIGGFLAIDETLAGALGSGFAVLIFGYALRLDAQARGAGFLLLAQERVARVAEAESAALAERARIARDIHDVLAHSLSAQTVHLEAARLLIERGGDREQILERVVAARAMAREGLAETRQALSALRGDMAPVEDYLRELAAADGAAVAVEGVRRALPAEASQTVRRVAQEALTNVRKHAPGAEVRMRLAYEDDEVALDIRDSGGPVGAGELGKSGCGYGLLGMRERAELLGGTLEAGPEEGGFVVRLRLRVPA
- a CDS encoding DUF7455 domain-containing protein; its protein translation is MTTVLTPASPLTAADRCDRCGAQAYLRVVLMSGGELLFCAHHGRKFEPELKKIAAEIQDETERLTAAPASADDEDR
- a CDS encoding DUF485 domain-containing protein codes for the protein MQSHNRRPGSEHRSQPRPESADFSLDDPWYDALASGWGELDSTGAPAPATPLPRGAPQGPATSAADIYLEVQRSAAFQEVRSRYRRFVIPAVAAFFTWYVAYVITATTAPGLMARPVAGAVNVAMLAGLGQFLSTFVLTWAYARHARLRRDRPALDLRWDTQELTRGIGQESPRPAGHEPIRGIEH